GTCCAGCAGGAGGTGTCCCTGAGTGTGGTTTGGGGGTTCAGATGAGCCTGGTCCAGCAGGAGATGTCCCTAAGCGTGGTTTGTTGGGTTCAGATGAGGCTGGTCCAGCAGGAGGTGTCCCTGAGTGTGGTTTGGGGGGTCCAGATGAGCCTGGTCCAGCAGGAGGTGTCCCTGAGTGTGGTTTGGGGGGTCCAGATCATTTCCAGATGATCCAGAAGTTCCCACCCCAAGGCCCTCGTGGTGTTTGGGATGGGGCCTTGAACGCCAGGCAGCGGGCGGCTCCTCTGGCCGTGGCAGGGGGTTGCACTGGGTGGTCCCTTCCCTCAGAGGGGACCCTCAGACCCCTGTCCCCGCCGTCCCCCCAGAGCCCGGAGCAGGTCCAGGCCGTGGGCAAGCTCAGCTACAACCAGCTGGTGGAGAAGATCATCACCGGCAAACACGCCAGCGACTCGGGCCTGGTGAGCGAAGGTAACTCCCcgccccgctccctgcccgcggccccgggggGCTCGGCCGGGCACCCCCAcggccccgctgtccccgctgtccccgcagcgCTGGTGGCGGAGCAGTTCCTGGAGGCCACGGCCTCGCAGCTGACCTTCCACGGGCTGTGCGAGCTGACGGCGCGCGCCCGCGAGGGCGAGCTCGGCGTCTTCTTCCGCAACAACCACTTCAGCACCGTGACCAAGCACGAGGTGAGACCCCCGGACCCGCCGTGGCCCCCCCTCCGGGACGCCCCCCCGGGGCTCACCGTCCCCTGTCCCACCTGCCCAGGGCCACCTTTACCTGCTGGTGACCGACCAGGGCTTCCTGCGCGAGGAGGCGGTGGTGTGGGAGAGCCTGCGCGGCGTGGATGGGGACAGCTGCTTCTGCGACGCCGAGTTCCGCCTCAGCCGCCCCCTGGGCGAGGAGGGGACCGCCATGGCCCCCCGGGGCCACCGGCGACAAGTGGAGCAGGTAGGGGACGAGTGGTGGCAGCGGGTGTGGGCTTTGTGAGGTGCCCAGGGCGAGGGAAGAGGTGGATCTGGCTCTgagttctcagaaggctgatttacTATGATATGATGGGTGATGTGATATTTAATATAGATGATATAATATcgtattatattatattatatagtattatattatatagtattatatagtattatatagtattatattatattatattatattatatatcatataatatcatatcataaTATAATGTCATATTGTATTAGATTATAtctattatataatataatattatgcCATATCATGTCATGTCATATTAaatatatcatatcatatcataatTCTATCATAATTATATCATATCATTATAAtatcattattatattttattatattataatatattataatgttatgttatattatatcctattatattttatttattatataatattatattatatcatataatatcatatgatattatattaaagaatgctatactaaaaccacactaaagaaatagagaagggatacagacagaaggcttaacaaggACAAAGAATAAAACCCCAggactccttccagagtcccaCTAAGTAAAAACCATTCCCCCGTTGGAGAAACAAGCTGCAAATcccttccaaagcagcaaagccccgcggccggggctgcccAGCTTCCCCGCGGCAATCCCCGGCCGGGGGGATTGTTCTGGAGAAGGTGACGGTGACAAGTGGGGGCCACCCGAGTCCCGCCGTGGACCCCGCAGGCTCGTGGTGACCCCTCTTTGTGCTCCTGCCAGGATTACCTGGTGGCCTTGTcgctgcagcagggacagggcccCTGCTCCGTGCTCAGCGACCTGGAGCTGGCGCGGCAGCTGCAGCACGAGGAGTACCAGCAGCACCATCCtcaccctcctcatcctcatcctgctcctcagctgctgccgGCGCAGGTAACCGGGGGGTGCCGATGGCCCTGGGGGGTGTGGGGGTCTCCAGGTCCCCCCGGAGCTCAgccccgtccctgtccctgtccccgcaggcgggcggggagcggcggccgcggcagAGGCCGGATTTGGACTGCACCCTCCTGTAGCACCTCGTGCcccccagccacagcccccccagacccccctcTGCATCCTCCCGGGACatcctgggggtccctgtggggctggagatggggGTGACCATCTGagcccccccagacccccctcTGCATCCTCCAGGGACATCCTGGGGGTCCTtgtggggctggagatggggGTGACCATCTGagcccccccagacccccctcTGCATCCTCCAGGGACatcctgggggtccctgtggggctggagatggggGTGACCATCTGAGCCCCCCGAGACCCCCCTCTGCATCCTCCAGGGACATCCTGGGGGTCCCTGCGGGTTGGAGATGGGGGTGACCATCTGAGCCCACCCCAGGAGCACCCCAAACTTCCCAGTGGCCTTAACGCAGGGGGGGTCTCACTCAGGGGGTCCCACACCTCAGCCCACGCCCCAGGACACGGGTGGGTGTGTGGgtggggggcacagggacccccccccccgctCAAAATGTGGCCTTAGCCCTTGGCAAGTAAAGGATTTGTCCCCCTGCTCACGGCTCTGGCACCTGACACCAGTGGGGGCTTCTGGGCTCCACGGACACGGGGAattggggggtttgggggacTTGGGGTCCTCCGCGGGTTCAGGGGACTCGGGGaggtttgggggatttggggtcacaGTTCCTCCACAGGCTTGGGGGAattgggggggatttgggagggtttggggtcTCGGTTCCTCCGCGGCTTTGGGGTCCCCTCCGTGGGCTGCAGtggcgcggcgcggccgccaGGCGGCGACAGGGGCGAGTGGGGTCAGTGGGGTTCCATAGGGGCAAAAATGGGGCGcgggtggggtttgggggtcccaggggcACACAcggggctgtgcaggggtgtTTTGGGGTCCCAGGGGCACACAcggggctgtgcaggggtgtTTTGGGGTCCCAGGGGCACACAcggggctgtgcaggggtgtTTTGGGGTCCCAGGGGCACACACGGGGCTGTGCAGGGGTCTGTGGGGTTCCATAGGGGCACACAcggggctgtgcaggggtgtTTTGGGGTCCCAGGGGCACACAcggggctgtgcaggggtgtTTTGGGGTCCCAGGGGCACACACGAAGCTCTGCAGGAGGGCGCAGGGACACAAAAGGGGTACACGTGGGGTGCATAGGGATGAGTACAGGGCACACAGAGAGGGGGGTATAGGGGTCTATATGGGGGGTATGTGGGGTACATACAGGGCTGTCTATAGGGTGTCTATATGGGGTGCAGAGAGCACATACAGGGCTGTCTATAGGGTGGATATGGGGCACATATAGGGCTGTCTATAGGGAGTGTACATGGGGTGCACAGGGCACATATAGAACTGTATATAGGGATGTATATGGGGCACATATAGGGCTGTCTATAAGGTGTCTGTATGGGGTGCACAGAGCACATACAGGGCTGTCTATAAGGTGTGTATATGGGGTGCACAGAGCACATACAGGGCTGTCTATAGGGTGGATATGGGGCACATATAGGGCTGTCTATAGGGAGTGTACATGGGGTGCACAGGGCACATATAGAACTGTATATAGGGGTGTATATGGGGCACATACAGGGCTGTCTATAAGGTGTGTATATGGGGTGCACAGAGCACATACAGGGCTGTCTATAAGGTGTGTATATGGGGTGCACAGAGCACATACAGGGCTGTCTATAAGGTGTCTGTATGGGCTGTATATGGGGCACATATAGGGCTGTCTACAGGGGGTGCACGGATCCCGTCTCGGCGCTCGATTGCTCACGCCtgcgccccgccccgccccgccccgcgagcgggcgccgctccccgcggcgTTGCGGTGACGTCACTCCCGGCGTTGCGGTGACGTCACTGCCGCCGCTGCCTGGCGCGGGGCGCGCGCGGGACCGAGGGGGGCGAGCGGCGGCTCCGTGAGGGCTCCGGGCGGCGGCTCCGTGAGGGCtccggcggcggctgcgggtGAGTGCGGCCGGGGCCGCGCGGGGCCTGCCCGCTCCGGGAGGGGCCCCGGGACGGTTCCCGCTCGCCCCTCCCCGCGCCAGGCCCGCGGCCGGGCCTTTCAGCGGGCGTTGGGCGCGCACCGGAGCCGTCCCGGGCCTCCATCCGCGCTCGGTCAGGGTCCGGCAGGGCCtcccgggcggggccgggcggaggCGGGGCCCCCCGGCGGCCTCGGGCCCCGCCGGGGTCGCTgccccccggcccggcggggagCGCAGCCCCCGGGCCCGGATCCCTCCCGGTCGCGTTTCCCTGTCCACGACTCGAAACCGTCCGGGTTTCGTCGGTTTCCAGCAGGATCGCTGCTAAAATCACCTCTGGGGGGGTTCGGGCTGGCGGTGCCCCCTCCTCCGGCGGCTCGGTGTCCCCGGTGCCGGCACACCGCGCCGTGCTGCCGGTGCCCCggggcagaaggagctgccgGCCCTGACCGGGGCCTCACCCCGTCCTCCCACGCTCCCCTCCCGTTACCTGCCCGCGGCACAGCCGCGGGAGTCGGGAATTGCGGCACCTCCCTCCCGCCTGCCCTTGCGAAACCGGCCACGGTGGTTCCTCTTCCTCCCGCGGCGGAGCGGAGCCGCCCCGGCCCTCGCCACAATCCGCGGTGAGGATTCGCTTCCCGGGGCTGCGATCCCGACCGAGCCCATCCCGAGCCCGCGGGGTTCCCCGGAAGCGGCCGGTGGGGAGGGACGGGGACCGGGATGCGCTGACCCCGCGGCCGGGGGCGGCTGCCCCGCTTCCCCGTGCGGAGCCTTTCCAAGGCACAAAGGTGCTCATTGTGCCGCCGCAAATCCCTAATCccgcgctgctgctgctgtgcccggCCTCGGAGGGCTGGCGGTGGGCTCCGTGCCTCCGCTTCCCACCGGGAATCGGGTTTGGATCAGCCGCGGGATGCTCTCGGGAGGGAAACCAGCCTCGGGGGCTTCTGCTGCTCCCGATCCCGGTGTGGAGGCGGGAGCCCGGCTCTTCCCTTGGAAGCAGGACTGGGGCCCCTGTTAATGATCACCCTCTGACCTCCGGGCTGCCGGGAGCAAAGTCCCTCGGTGCCCGAGCCCGGCGCCGGCCGCTCCGACGGGGATTTCACCGGGGCCTCTCCCTGGGAGCCGAGGTGGAAATTGGGGCGCCTGGTGGGGCCGGGGTGGGATCGGCCGTGTCCTCGGGGATGCCCCCCTCACCCgtccccctttccctccccccaGCATGTTTCAGACCTTGTACAGCTATTTCTGGTGGGAACGGCTCTGGCTCCCGGCAAACCTCACCTGGGCTGACCTGGAGGACCGGGATGGGCGAGTCTATGCCAAAGCCTCTGACCTGTACATCACCCTCCCCCTGGCCTTCCTCTTCCTCGTCGTCCGGCACCTCTTTGAGACGTGAGTCCCTTCCCTGGGGGTGGGGACGGATCCCGAGCCCCCCGTCCGGCTCTCCCCGTGAACCCTGGGATGTGCCAGCCTAGCTGGGGGTCCCGATCCCCCCGGACAAACCCACACAAACACGGCGCTTAGGGAGCGATCTGTTGGGCGAACAATGGGAACAGACCCGGCTTTGTTGGGATGCCAAGAGAAGGGGGGGGCCGAGTGGGGACAGCCCGTGACAGAGGGACCCGGGGGGCTCCCCCGTGGCAAAAGCCACCCTGGAGGAGGCGCAGCAGGATGGGGAGACCGAGGCACTGAGTGGTTGTGGGTCCCTGGGTGGCTCTGATGGGGGCCAAACCATCCAGGTGACGGGAACTCCTTCCCCAGGTACGTGGCCACCCCCCTGGCCGGGCTGCTGAACGTCAAGGAGAAGGTGCGGTTAAAAGCCACCCCCAACGTGGTGCTGGAGAAGTTTTATGCTGCCACCAGCAAACACCCCAAGCAGGTGAGGCCTCGGGGGGTCCCCGGAGATGCCTGGGGGggtgagggtggcagagccagggctgtgtgacacAGTGTGTCCCCAGGCCGACGTGGAGATGCTCTCCAAGAAGAGCGGCTGCACCGTGCGCCAGGTCGAGCGCTGGTTCCGCCGCCGCCGCAACCAGGACCGGCCCAGCCTGCTCAAGAAATTTCGGGAggccaggtgagaccccacacccaccccctccctgcccggTGTCACTGTCCCTCCACCCCGGGGAGCTCTGGGAGTCCCAGCTTGGCCAGGAGgtgcctgggagggtgggagaCGCGGGGTCCGGGGCCGGTGGGTCCgtcctcctccctcctgctccccggTGCCCGTCTGAGAACCGTCTGCTTCCTTTTTCCAGTTGGAGATTCACCTTTTACCTTATTGCTTTCATTGCTGGCATGGCTGTCATAGTGGATGTGAGTATTGCCCCCGTCCCCTcgctcccccagcccccccggCCCCTCTGACTCCTGTGTCTCCCCATCCTGCAGAAACCCTGGTTCTACGACCTGCGGGAGGTGTGGAAGGGATACCCCATCCAGGTGAGGacagatcccatcccagccgCCAGCGCACGGCTTCTCCCGAGCACCGGGAtcagcagtgggagctgggggtgcaggagggTCTCCTGGCACCCCTGAGGCTTTGGGGACACAGAGGACCCCCCCCAACCTGTCGCTTGCCCCCAGAGCATGCTGCCCTCCCAGTACTGGTACTACATGATCGAGCTCTCCTTCTACTGGTCGCTGCTCTTCAGCATCGCCTCCGACGTCAAGCGCAAGGTGGGGCTCCGGGGTGGGGCGGGACGCACTGGGACATCTCGGCAGGGTTTTCTTCCCCCTCGTGgtgggcaggaaggagcagcgGGGAGGAGGTGGGCACACGCAGGGGCTGCGGGACGGGGGTTTGCTGTGGGTGGGATCCAGGCTGCTGTAACCCCCCTCCCCGTCGCTTTGGGCGCAGGATTTCAAAGAGCAAATCATCCACCACGTCGCCACCATCATCCTCATCAGCTTCTCCTGGTTCGCCAACTACATCCGCGCCGGGACGCTCATCATGGCCCTGCACGACTCCTCGGATTATCTGCTGGAGGTCGGTGTGTCCCCCTCCCCTGCCGCCGCCGCGTCCCCCAcgctgtgtcccctccccagctcacCCCCTCTGCCCCCCCAGTCTGCCAAGATGTTCAACTACGCCGGGTGGAGGAACACCTGCAACAACATCTTCATCGTCTTCGCCGCCGTCTTCATCATCACCCGCCTGGTCATCCTGCCCTTCTGGTGAGCTCCGCTGGGGAgcgggggaaactgaggcaggggctgggggagtcTCGGGGTGGGTGGGATGCTGGTTCTGCCCGTGACAGGAGTGGCTTTTCCTGGCAGGATCATGCACTGCACGGTGTTTTATCCGCTGGATCTCTACCCCGCTTTCTTTGGTTACTACTTCTTCAACTTCATGATGGTGGTGCTGCAGTCGCTGCACATCTTCTGGGCCTACCTCATCATCCGCATGGCCCAGAAGTTCATAACTGGAAAGGTGAGACGGGGATGTCGTGGGGGAAGGACCCCCAGATCCTGAATCCCAGCTGCTCTCGGCTCACCAGATCCCGGGGAGCCCTCGGCGGGGAGAAACCGCTGTGGTTGCACTGGGGAAACCGAGGCACGGCAGGAAAACggggggagctgctgcctgaacccccttttccctctgcccGCAGGTGGTGGAGGACGAGCGGAGCGACCGCGAGGAGACGGACAActccgaggaggaggaggaggtggccaAGAACGGGCCCCTCTCCAACGGCCACCCTGTCCTCAACAACAACCACCGCAAAACCGACTGAGCGCCCCGGACCCGAGagctgccacctcctgccaccGGCCCGGCCCCTCCGGCTGCTCCGGAGCGCCTGCCGGGCCCCACCCCTACGGAGCGGGGCCGCAGCTCTGCCTCACACTCACCGCTGGTGCCCTTCCACCTCTCACCTGCTGCCTTAATCCACCGCGGCTCCCCGGGACGGGCGGGGAGCCCACCGGGATGGCTCCGTCCCACCGGGCCGGCTCCTtcccgccccgcagcccctggGATTGGCTCTGGCCGAAGAGCTCGGCCCAGCCCCTCGGCGGGCTCGGTGTTATTCCTACTTTCCCAACCATTCCTTCATcggggggaggggaaaaaaaaatccccctttccctgagctgtgtCCGGCTGGAAAAGCcggctcagcccctgctccgggagctgggagggaggagcagggaattcctggctgttccagtgcctgaacCATGGGATGATGACACCATGGAAGCACTTGGGGGAAGGAGGCTGCGGGGCTGAGTCACTCCTCGTGTCTCACAGAGTTTAATCCTCTCATTTCTCTTCGGTAAATGGATTTTGAGTCTCTCCCTCTCCGTGGCCTCTCCCAGCTGTAACAGGACAAATTTccaacttgattttttttttttttttccttttctttctatttatttggAAGACAGAAGGAGCCGGGCTTGGCTCTGTCTCCTGCATCCTTTGGGATGCTGTGAGACCTTCCCAGCAcggaggggtgggggggaaaagGACCATTAACCAGTGTCAGACCAAAACGTGTTTTGTtgttcttgggttttgttttggttttgtttttggttgggtttttttttttttttttaataaataaaaggttaaatatattaaaagttaaaaaaaaaaaaaactaataaacttgggtaaaaaaaaaaacaggatttggGCAAATTCTGTGAGTGGCACAGTGCCCCTGGGGTGGGGGTTATTTTGGCACAGATCCCTTAGGCAGTGCTAAAAATGGGCAGAGTTGAGGATTTTGATGGTTtttatggtttggttttttttctcctaaaagtTCTCCAAGTCTTCAGGCCCAGGCTGGAGCGTGGGTTTGGGttccctgaggagctgtggcCCCGCTGGGATGACAAAGCCTCCATTCAGGTGCACTCTCGGGATGGAACTGGAGCTCCAGGAGGCCCcagaaaggttttattttacaaaggaaaaaaaaaaaagttatttagcAGGAAAACAACCCAACAAGCCTCCCTTGTGCAGGGCTGGTGTTGGTTGGGGGGGCTGGGATGGTTGGAATCAGCTCCAGATTGGGCTTTTCCACGTCAATAATGTGAGATTTGATCCCACTTTGTCAAACCTCACCTCTTCCATCCCGTTCTCAGGGTTTTTTGAACCCTTTGGAtctgccctgctgccttccctcccctcaAACAAAACACCTGGGACTGGTgccactccctccctcccctgcccaggtACCCAAAGCCAGTttggggctgtccccagctgggggACAGTGACACTCTGGGAGGGTTGGCACCAGATCTCCTTCCTCAAGCAAATCCCAACCCCTTCCCGTGTCATTTTCCCCACAGGAAGGGTTTCAGGAGTGTTTGTTTTGAGGAAAGGTGAAGGAAAGGTGAAAATGTGGGAGCTCCTTCTCCCTTTGCCTGGGCCCATCCACGTCTGGCATTTTTCCTGCAAAGCCCACGGAAACAAGGCTGATGGCAGCAGTTCAAGCCTGCTTTTTCAGGGCTCTTTGCCGTCTCTCGAGATCAGGGCAGGttgtttttaatagaaaaacacaattttattgctttttagcAACTAAAAGAATCTTTACAGCTCACAGATGAAGACAGATACTCACTTCTTGTCCATTTTCACTTGAATTCTATAAATGCTGATTGGTCCAGTCTTCCAGGGATTCTTTCCACCATCCTCCCTCCCACTTTAAGGCCTCAGTCCCAACTGGGAAGCACTTCCTGGGAATACTGGGGCAAtgcctgctgctggaaaaaggAGGTTTGTGTCTTAAATTTGGTGGAAAGATGGAAGAGAACAGGAAAAGCTCATCCCTTGAGGGAGTCCTGCGGGATAACTGGAGCCTCTGGAAGGTGGGAGAAGCCCAGGAAGGTGGGCAAGGTGGGAATCccccccccagcacagcctgagtCCATTCCTGCTCCGTGTCCATCTGTGATTTTCCAGCTGAACGAGAGAACTGAGAAACCCCTTGAGAAGAAACTTCACCCTCACTGAGGGGAAAGTGAGCACCAGGCCTCTGGaggagtgggagctgctggagggagcggggctggctcagagcagccggccccggcaGTCGATGGCCCcgcagcagcacagcagctccttgcccTCCACGCTGCCGACCTCGTAGTTGTAATCCCAGGTCAGCTCCGTGCCAGCTCTGATCCTCCTGGGGAGGAAAAACCACACAGGATGGGTGAGAATGAGCATGTGAGTGCTCCAGGACGAGGCTGAGGCAGCCAGGGAGAAGGGGATAAATTCCCTGATGAATCGTTCCCGTGAGGATTcactgcaggagagcagagaggcaTGCAGCAGGGATGCACCACGACTCAAAGATTTGGGAGTCAAACAAGAAGGGAAACTGGCTGCTCCGTGCCTCACTCTGCCCTTTGTGGAGCTCTAAACCTGGTGGAAATCACACCAGGATCTCCAGCACAAGAGAGAGGATTTCACCTGCCACCAAGGTTTTCTATGCACAGGAATGATGAAAAACTGGGAATGGGgtttccaggagcagggaacacCCGCCCTGACCATGGAGCCAGGTCCCACCAAAGCCCAGGAATCCTCAGCCTCTTCCAGCCCTGGCCATGGAGCCAGCTCCCACCATAGCCCAGGAATCCTCAGCCTCttccagcactcccagccctggccatggagccagctcccaccacagcccaggaaccctcagcctctcccagccctggccatggagccagctcccaccacagcccaggaaccctcagcctctcccagccctggccatggagccagctcccaccacagcccagGAACCCTCAGCCCTGGCCATGGAGCCAgctcccaccacagcccaggaaccctcagcccctccaggaCTCACTTGCTGGCGAAGAAGGCGACCCAGGGGAAGCGAAGGTCGTGGGTGTCCACGAAGACGTTCTGCACGAAGAGGTTTGGGGTGCAGCTGTGCTGTAATGGCAACAGAGaagagcctgagctgctgcccaggcagggaggccgagctgccagcactgaacAGAGCCTTTATAAACAAGCAGCATTCCTGCTCTGCCCGCCACATCCAGCGGAATcctgctggaacaggctgcacGCCCGGGGTGACTCATAAGATCCACACTCAAAGGTAACGGGCTCTGGAAGGACTGACAGGGCCATTCCTGCTCCCACCAGGCTGCTCTCTCACTCAGGAAATGCGTGAACCTGCTCTTTCCCCACTTCTCCCTAACCTTGGGGAGGAACAGCCCAGGTTGCCCTCGAGCTTGGCGTCGATGCTGTAGGAATTCTGACAGGGAAGGACTGACAGGGCCATTCCTGCTCCCACCAGGCTGCTCTTTCCCTCAGGAAATGCGTGAACCTGCTCTTTCCccacttctccctgctcctggcgAGGAACAGCCCCCCTGAGCAGGGCTCTCA
This window of the Motacilla alba alba isolate MOTALB_02 chromosome 25, Motacilla_alba_V1.0_pri, whole genome shotgun sequence genome carries:
- the CERS2 gene encoding ceramide synthase 2; translated protein: MFQTLYSYFWWERLWLPANLTWADLEDRDGRVYAKASDLYITLPLAFLFLVVRHLFETYVATPLAGLLNVKEKVRLKATPNVVLEKFYAATSKHPKQADVEMLSKKSGCTVRQVERWFRRRRNQDRPSLLKKFREASWRFTFYLIAFIAGMAVIVDKPWFYDLREVWKGYPIQSMLPSQYWYYMIELSFYWSLLFSIASDVKRKDFKEQIIHHVATIILISFSWFANYIRAGTLIMALHDSSDYLLESAKMFNYAGWRNTCNNIFIVFAAVFIITRLVILPFWIMHCTVFYPLDLYPAFFGYYFFNFMMVVLQSLHIFWAYLIIRMAQKFITGKVVEDERSDREETDNSEEEEEVAKNGPLSNGHPVLNNNHRKTD
- the MINDY1 gene encoding ubiquitin carboxyl-terminal hydrolase MINDY-1; this translates as MAHLGNCILATQPRDTSEGLQLNFQQNVSDTMTVLPKLSTGLDVNVRFTGVSDFEYTPECIVFDLLDIPLYHGWLVDPQSPEQVQAVGKLSYNQLVEKIITGKHASDSGLVSEALVAEQFLEATASQLTFHGLCELTARAREGELGVFFRNNHFSTVTKHEGHLYLLVTDQGFLREEAVVWESLRGVDGDSCFCDAEFRLSRPLGEEGTAMAPRGHRRQVEQDYLVALSLQQGQGPCSVLSDLELARQLQHEEYQQHHPHPPHPHPAPQLLPAQAGGERRPRQRPDLDCTLL